Proteins encoded in a region of the Pseudothermotoga elfii DSM 9442 = NBRC 107921 genome:
- a CDS encoding alkaline phosphatase, whose product MKKVLAVILLLALTFVAFAHVKNVIYFIGDGMGFNHLYLASLLEGKTLNMMKTPYTGIVKTFSANTWVTDSAAAGTALATGFKTNNGMIGMLPNQESVPTIIEIAKAYGMRTGIVVTCRITHATPASFYGHVPDRDMENELAEQLITNATVDIIMGGGYRNFLPMSVKGSSRKDEKDLIALAKEKGYAYVTKKSELANIDSDKVLALFSSSHMAAASDRSGEQPMLYEMVEKALELLSKDGEPFFLMVEGSQIDWEAHGNDPYGVWKEVAEFDKAVGVALQFVKTNPDTLIVITADHETGGLSTSTGTYMLEVETLKKFKMNTDTFLAKFNIEEKEKFISAVKEIYSVDMTEAEYEWLLNIKKTAKSSYDLPNNFGKYISSKALVGWTTFDHTGNPVPIFAFGPGAEYFTGWFDNTDIPRLIARLMGCPLTYPIYKEPVITGPVLY is encoded by the coding sequence ATGAAAAAAGTTCTTGCGGTGATATTGCTGCTTGCTTTAACATTTGTGGCATTTGCACATGTCAAAAACGTCATTTACTTCATTGGCGATGGAATGGGTTTCAACCACCTTTATCTTGCAAGTTTGCTTGAGGGAAAGACATTGAACATGATGAAAACACCTTACACAGGCATTGTCAAGACGTTTTCTGCCAACACATGGGTAACTGATTCTGCTGCAGCTGGTACAGCACTTGCAACTGGTTTTAAAACAAACAACGGAATGATAGGCATGCTCCCAAACCAAGAATCTGTACCGACGATCATAGAAATTGCCAAAGCATACGGAATGAGAACAGGTATAGTTGTCACATGCCGAATTACACATGCTACTCCAGCATCATTCTATGGACATGTTCCAGATAGAGATATGGAAAACGAACTTGCAGAACAATTAATCACAAATGCAACGGTTGATATTATCATGGGCGGAGGCTACAGAAACTTTTTACCAATGTCTGTCAAGGGCAGCAGCAGAAAAGATGAAAAAGATTTGATAGCACTGGCAAAGGAAAAAGGGTATGCTTATGTGACCAAAAAGAGTGAGCTTGCTAATATTGACTCAGATAAAGTGCTTGCTCTTTTTTCAAGCAGTCACATGGCTGCGGCAAGCGATCGAAGTGGAGAGCAGCCGATGCTCTACGAAATGGTTGAAAAGGCACTTGAGCTGTTATCAAAAGATGGTGAACCATTCTTTTTAATGGTCGAAGGATCACAAATTGACTGGGAAGCACACGGGAATGACCCTTATGGAGTCTGGAAAGAAGTTGCTGAATTCGATAAAGCTGTAGGCGTAGCTTTACAATTCGTTAAAACAAACCCAGATACTCTGATCGTTATCACAGCCGATCACGAAACTGGCGGGCTTTCTACTTCTACTGGCACCTATATGCTTGAGGTTGAAACGCTCAAAAAATTCAAAATGAATACCGATACTTTTTTGGCTAAATTCAATATCGAAGAAAAAGAAAAATTCATCAGTGCTGTTAAAGAAATTTATTCAGTTGATATGACCGAAGCAGAATACGAATGGTTGTTGAACATCAAGAAAACAGCAAAAAGTTCCTATGATTTACCAAACAACTTTGGAAAATACATAAGCAGCAAAGCCTTAGTTGGATGGACCACTTTCGACCATACGGGAAATCCTGTACCAATCTTTGCCTTTGGACCTGGTGCGGAATATTTCACCGGCTGGTTTGACAACACAGATATACCAAGATTGATAGCTCGCTTAATGGGATGTCCGCTTACCTATCCCATATACAAAGAGCCAGTAATTACAGGCCCTGTATTGTATTGA
- a CDS encoding phosphoketolase family protein has product MIEKLVDFWKACCYISAGMIYLKDNPLLRTPLKSEHIKNRLLGHWGASPALSFVYVHANRVINKYNLNAIFIAGPGHGAPGVIAPVYLEGTLSEYYPEFTQDEEGMKKLFKYFSFPGGFGSHCTPELPGSIQEGGELGYSLSHAYGAVFDNPKLLAVTVIGDGEAETGPLAASWHSNKFLNPARDGAVLPVLSLNGYKINNPTVLARIEEAELLNLFKGYGYDPIIVDGTDDYVESHQKMAEAMDKSVERIINIWSDAKEKIQRPILPMIILRSPKGWTAPKIVKDHYIEGYWRSHQVPLSDVKENTENLVILQQWLMSYEPNKLFDQSGKLRKDLLELIPPDNLKMSKNPVSNGGLIRISLKLPQLKEFSIDPQQQKYHENTRPLGDYLRKIIDLNPDNFRVFGPDETKSNRLDATFSHGKAWNARIFPVDSDEGYLSVFGRVMEILSEHTIEGWLEGYLLTGRHGFLNTYEGFAPIISSMVNQFGKWIDISSDISWRMPVSSLNLLLTSVVWRQDHNGFTHQDPGFITSIVDKWPNVVRVYFPPDANTLLATTWHCLQTTNRINIIVADKQKHPQYLDIDEAIKNVIKGIGIWNFASNHPQEEPDVVVASCGDIPTKEAIAAVKIVKDFFPELRIRFVNVINLFALTPSGEHPDGLTDREFDSYFTIDKPVIFNFHGYPWLIHRLTYRRKNHDNIHVRGYRENRKYGIDSTALSPFLKGRGGITTPMQLSILNQTDRFSIAIDIIDRVERISQKAGYARDLIRNAQIEALQYAYEYGVDKPDL; this is encoded by the coding sequence ATGATTGAAAAACTTGTTGATTTCTGGAAAGCCTGCTGCTATATTTCAGCCGGAATGATCTATCTCAAAGACAACCCCCTACTGAGAACTCCCTTGAAGTCTGAACATATAAAAAACAGATTGCTTGGCCACTGGGGTGCTTCACCCGCCTTGAGTTTCGTATATGTTCATGCTAACAGAGTGATAAACAAGTACAATCTGAATGCCATCTTCATTGCTGGGCCCGGCCATGGCGCGCCTGGTGTAATAGCGCCTGTATATCTTGAAGGGACATTGAGTGAATACTATCCGGAATTCACACAAGACGAAGAAGGGATGAAAAAACTCTTCAAGTATTTTTCTTTTCCAGGTGGTTTTGGCAGCCACTGCACACCTGAGCTACCCGGTTCGATACAGGAAGGTGGCGAGCTTGGTTATTCACTCTCTCACGCCTACGGTGCAGTGTTCGACAATCCAAAACTCTTAGCTGTAACAGTTATTGGAGATGGCGAAGCAGAAACTGGTCCTCTTGCGGCGTCATGGCATTCCAATAAATTTCTCAATCCAGCAAGAGATGGTGCGGTTTTACCAGTACTGTCTTTGAATGGCTATAAAATAAACAACCCAACAGTACTCGCTCGAATAGAAGAAGCCGAACTACTCAATTTGTTCAAAGGCTATGGCTATGATCCAATCATTGTTGATGGAACAGATGATTATGTTGAGTCGCACCAAAAAATGGCTGAAGCGATGGATAAGAGTGTTGAAAGAATAATCAATATCTGGTCTGATGCCAAGGAAAAAATTCAAAGGCCAATTTTACCCATGATAATTTTGAGATCTCCAAAAGGCTGGACTGCCCCCAAGATCGTCAAAGACCATTACATCGAAGGATACTGGAGATCACATCAGGTACCACTTTCTGATGTCAAAGAAAACACAGAAAACCTCGTGATTTTGCAACAATGGTTGATGAGCTATGAACCCAATAAACTATTCGATCAATCTGGAAAATTGAGAAAAGATTTACTTGAACTCATTCCACCAGATAATCTGAAGATGAGTAAAAATCCAGTTTCGAATGGTGGGCTTATCAGAATTTCATTGAAATTACCCCAGTTAAAAGAGTTCTCCATCGATCCACAGCAACAGAAATACCACGAAAATACCCGCCCGCTTGGAGACTATCTCAGAAAGATCATAGATCTTAATCCAGATAATTTCAGAGTTTTTGGACCGGATGAAACAAAATCCAACAGACTTGATGCAACATTTTCTCATGGCAAAGCCTGGAATGCAAGAATTTTTCCAGTTGACAGTGACGAAGGCTATCTTTCAGTTTTTGGAAGAGTTATGGAAATTCTCTCCGAGCACACAATCGAAGGCTGGCTTGAAGGATATTTGCTCACAGGCAGGCATGGTTTTCTAAATACTTACGAAGGTTTTGCACCTATCATCTCTTCGATGGTCAATCAATTTGGAAAGTGGATCGATATATCTTCGGATATTTCCTGGAGAATGCCGGTTTCTTCTTTAAATCTGCTGCTGACTTCTGTGGTATGGCGGCAGGATCACAACGGTTTCACGCATCAAGACCCGGGTTTTATAACCTCAATTGTTGACAAATGGCCAAACGTAGTCAGAGTTTATTTTCCACCAGATGCAAATACGCTTCTGGCAACGACATGGCATTGCTTGCAGACAACAAACAGAATAAACATCATCGTGGCCGATAAACAAAAACATCCACAATATTTGGATATCGATGAAGCAATCAAAAACGTGATAAAAGGAATTGGAATCTGGAATTTTGCATCAAATCACCCTCAAGAAGAACCAGATGTTGTCGTGGCAAGCTGTGGAGATATTCCAACAAAGGAAGCCATCGCGGCAGTGAAGATTGTTAAAGACTTTTTCCCGGAGCTCAGAATAAGATTTGTGAACGTGATAAATCTTTTTGCTCTAACACCGAGCGGTGAGCATCCTGATGGATTGACTGATAGAGAATTTGATTCTTATTTCACCATCGACAAACCTGTTATATTCAACTTCCACGGTTACCCATGGCTCATACACAGGCTCACATACAGAAGGAAAAATCACGACAACATACATGTGCGAGGCTATCGCGAGAACAGAAAATATGGAATAGATTCCACCGCACTTTCACCGTTCTTGAAAGGAAGAGGTGGTATAACTACACCGATGCAGCTATCGATTTTGAATCAAACCGACAGATTCAGTATAGCAATAGACATAATAGACAGAGTAGAACGCATAAGCCAAAAAGCCGGTTATGCAAGAGATTTGATAAGAAACGCTCAAATTGAGGCTCTTCAATATGCTTATGAATATGGGGTAGATAAACCAGATCTTTGA